A portion of the Scylla paramamosain isolate STU-SP2022 chromosome 32, ASM3559412v1, whole genome shotgun sequence genome contains these proteins:
- the LOC135089174 gene encoding uncharacterized protein LOC135089174 encodes MWKRAVWLEGKKEEEGVVPSSWVLEENQTLFWPQGVNAENALHNQQEPDPASWRKFMLKKVKITSDSFQECDTYHLTSTVESSESNSDPDEGLLMRKRRKRCKKNLPDDFVSSENLHEAVPMKPASQKPQVTTSQDKVASAPSQVVLPTPPPKVSLDMRSTRTHGMMECSATKDSVSSKTSKSSDNSDGSGQHDRRHHDTPYQKRNHDRGDNLDHHDRRHHDTPHRRRSHDQGDVLKKFSDSNVTEIQMIVAAKLRNAPKLKNEN; translated from the exons ATGTGGAAACGAGCAGTTTGGTTGGagggtaagaaagaagaagagggtgtGGTGCCATCCAGCTGGGTATTAGAAGAGAACCAAACCTTGTTTTGGCCACAAGGAGTTAATGCTGAGAATGCCCTTCATAATCAGCAAGAACCAGACCCTGCATCATGGAGAAAGTTTATgttgaaaaaagtgaagatcaCTTCTG atAGTTTTCAAGAATGCGATACCTACCATCTGACATCTACGGTGGAGAGTTCTGAGAGCAACAGTGATCCTGATGAAGGTCTACtcatgagaaaaaggagaaaacgttGTAAGAAAAATCTGCCTGATGACTTTGTCAGCAGTGAAAACTTACATG AAGCTGTCCCCATGAAGCCAGCCTCACAGAAGCCACAGGTCACAACCTCTCAAGATAAGGTAGCTTCTGCTCCTTCACAGGTTGTActtccaacacctcctcctaaGGTGTCTTTGGATATGCGGTCCACCAGAACCCATGGGATGATGGAGTGCAGTGCAACAAAAGATTCGGTATCCAGCAAGACATCCAAGTCATCTGACAACAGTGATGGCAGTGGCCAGCATGACAGGAGACATCATGACACGCCTTACCAAAAAAGAAACCATGATCGAGGTGACAATCTTGACCACCATGACAGGAGACACCATGACACACCTCACCGAAGAAGAAGCCATGACCAAGGTGACGTGCTTAAAAAGTTCTCAGATTCAAATGTGACAGAAATACAAATGATAGTTGCAGCAAAATTGCGTAATGCTCcaaaattgaaaaatgaaaattag